CCGACCGTTTCTTCGGTCGAGGATTACTAAGCTTTACTGCCTTGGACTGTACACCCCATCACGTAGAACCTGTCTTCATATCATAGCCATGAGGTAGGTGGGGTTTATGGATCGCATACCCTAATCCCAATTGCTTTTTTTGCATGAGGCGCGAGCTTCGATTGCGAAATCCAATGCAGCTATGTATCGGGAGAGGCGCTACTGCGTTTGAAATGTACATCACGATAAAGAGCATGACTCCTACTTGAGATAAAGGCACACGCCTGTGCAGCAAAGGGAAACCTGTTCTGCTTCATGGCCTGTCGTGGCGGCTCGCCTTCATCGGTCTTTGAAATTCACGACCACGTAAAAAGCAAGCATTGGCTCCAACAAATGCTTCGTGACTGCTCGCACAGGGCAGTGCAGATCATTTTTCTTGTGCTCAGCGCTATTACATAGAGAAGAAAAACATCTTCCTCGGGCTGTGGTGCTTGTTGACACGACTCCATGCATCCCTCGCCGCTTTCCTCCTGCTCACACCGCACACGGCAAAATCCATCAATTCATCGTATGGCCTGAGGGCAGTTGGTGAAGGTGGGAGTGGTGTTTGTTGCGGAGGCAAGAGGTCATTCCCGAGCCTGAGTGTAGATACCGTAACTCACTTTGGCATGAGCCGTCGGGCACAGGAGGCATCAGGACACCGGTTCCTCACAGCCGGCGTTGAAAATCGAAGGAATTTTTCGTGACGAATCATATGGTTACTGAGTAAATTCAGGTCTCGACCCTGGCGGCTGCCCCAGATAAGGGTTCGAACCTGCCCTGGGACACCATCTTCTTCGTTGTTCCCTTTCTCATATACCTATTAGTCATTTCTCAACTGTTGCTTGGCTTATTCCTTCTACGGAATCAATCTCTTCTATATAGAAGAAGGGTGCGCGAGGAGTGTTCTGCGCTTTTCGTAAGTAATTGATAGAAAACCAAAATCAGTGCTTGACGACAGATCTCAGGTGTCTATAATTCGCCCCACTTCCGGCGCAGTCGAAACGGAAAACTCCTTGGTAAACAATGAGTTACGCAGTTTTCGGCAGCAGGTTGCTTCAGGTCATCGAAGCCAGAAGGAAGTTGAAAAAGAGGTGTTGACAGCAGCGTGTAACGCTGTAGAATTCGCCTCCCGCTGACGAGAGATTGACAGCGCAAGTGGTTGAAGTTGTTAAGGATTCCTTGAAAACTTCTGAAAATAATCACTTGACAGCAAATGAGGCTGCTGTAGAATGCGCGCCTCGGTTGAGACGAAAGCTCTTAACCAACCGCTCTTTAACAACTGAATCAAGCAATTCGTGTGGGTGCTTGTGGAGTCAGACTGCTAGTCAACAGATTATCAGCATCACAAGTTACTCCGCGAGAAATCAAAGATGTAACCAACGATTGCTGAGCCAAGTTTAGGGTTTTCTCAAAACCCAAAGATGTTTGAACTGAAGAGTTTGATCATGGCTCAGATTGAACGCTGGCGGCAGGCCTAACACATGCAAGTCGAGCGGATGAAGAGAGCTTGCTCTCTGATTCAGCGGCGGACGGGTGAGTAATGCCTAGGAATCTGCCTGGTAGTGGGGGACAACGTTTCGAAAGGAACGCTAATACCGCATACGTCCTACGGGAGAAAGCAGGGGACCTTCGGGCCTTGCGCTATCAGATGAGCCTAGGTCGGATTAGCTAGTTGGTGAGGTAATGGCTCACCAAGGCGACGATCCGTAACTGGTCTGAGAGGATGATCAGTCACACTGGAACTGAGACACGGTCCAGACTCCTACGGGAGGCAGCAGTGGGGAATATTGGACAATGGGCGAAAGCCTGATCCAGCCATGCCGCGTGTGTGAAGAAGGTCTTCGGATTGTAAAGCACTTTAAGTTGGGAGGAAGGGCAGTAAATTAATACTTTGCTGTTTTGACGTTACCGACAGAATAAGCACCGGCTAACTCTGTGCCAGCAGCCGCGGTAATACAGAGGGTGCAAGCGTTAATCGGAATTACTGGGCGTAAAGCGCGCGTAGGTGGTTCGTTAAGTTGGATGTGAAAGCCCCGGGCTCAACCTGGGAACTGCATTCAAAACTGACGAGCTAGAGTATGGTAGAGGGTGGTGGAATTTCCTGTGTAGCGGTGAAATGCGTAGATATAGGAAGGAACACCAGTGGCGAAGGCGACCACCTGGACTGATACTGACACTGAGGTGCGAAAGCGTGGGGAGCAAACAGGATTAGATACCCTGGTAGTCCACGCCGTAAACGATGTCAACTAGCCGTTGGGAGCCTTGAGCTCTTAGTGGCGCAGCTAACGCATTAAGTTGACCGCCTGGGGAGTACGGCCGCAAGGTTAAAACTCAAATGAATTGACGGGGGCCCGCACAAGCGGTGGAGCATGTGGTTTAATTCGAAGCAACGCGAAGAACCTTACCAGGCCTTGACATCCAATGAACTTTCCAGAGATGGATTGGTGCCTTCGGGAACATTGAGACAGGTGCTGCATGGCTGTCGTCAGCTCGTGTCGTGAGATGTTGGGTTAAGTCCCGTAACGAGCGCAACCCTTGTCCTTAGTTACCAGCACGTTATGGTGGGCACTCTAAGGAGACTGCCGGTGACAAACCGGAGGAAGGTGGGGATGACGTCAAGTCATCATGGCCCTTACGGCCTGGGCTACACACGTGCTACAATGGTCGGTACAGAGGGTTGCCAAGCCGCGAGGTGGAGCTAATCCCATAAAACCGATCGTAGTCCGGATCGCAGTCTGCAACTCGACTGCGTGAAGTCGGAATCGCTAGTAATCGCGAATCAGAATGTCGCGGTGAATACGTTCCCGGGCCTTGTACACACCGCCCGTCACACCATGGGAGTGGGTTGCACCAGAAGTAGCTAGTCTAACCTTCGGGAGGACGGTTACCACGGTGTGATTCATGACTGGGGTGAAGTCGTAACAAGGTAGCCGTAGGGGAACCTGCGGCTGGATCACCTCCTTAATCGACGACTCAGCTGCTCCATGAGCTCCCACACGAATTGCTTGATTCATTGAAGAAGACGAAAGAAGCAGCCCGAAATTGGGTCTGTAGCTCAGTTGGTTAGAGCGCACCCCTGATAAGGGTGAGGTCGGCAGTTCGAATCTGCCCAGACCCACCAATTTTGTGTGGGAAACGCCTGTAGAAATACGGGGCCATAGCTCAGCTGGGAGAGCGCCTGCCTTGCACGCAGGAGGTCAACGGTTCGATCCCGTTTGGCTCCACCACTACTGCTTCTGTTAGTAAGAAAGCTTAGAAATGAGCATTCCATCGCTGTGATGATGAATGTTGATTTCTAGTCTTTGACTAGTTCGTTCTTTAAAAATTTGGGTATGTGATAGAAAGATAGACTGGACGTTACTTTCACTGGTAACGGATCAGGCTAAGGTAAAATTTGTGAGTTCTCTTAGTTGAGAAATTCGAATTTTCGGCGAATGTCGTCTTCACAGTATAACCAGATTGCTTGGGGTTATATGGTCAAGTGAAGAAGCGCATACGGTGGATGCCTTGGCAGTCAGAGGCGATGAAAGACGTGGTAGCCTGCGAAAAGCTTCGGGGAGTCGGCAAACAGACTTTGATCCGGAGATGTCTGAATGGGGGAACCCAGCCATCATAAGATGGTTATCTTGTACTGAATACATAGGTGCAAGAGGCGAACCAGGGGAACTGAAACATCTAAGTACCCTGAGGAAAAGAAATCAACCGAGATTCCCTTAGTAGTGGCGAGCGAACGGGGACTAGCCCTTAAGTGGCTTTGAGATTAGCGGAACGCTCTGGAAAGTGCGGCCATAGTGGGTGATAGCCCTGTACGCGAAAATCTCTTAGTCATGAAATCGAGTAGGACGGAGCACGAGAAACTTTGTCTGAATATGGGGGGACCATCCTCCAAGGCTAAATACTACTGACTGACCGATAGTGAACTAGTACCGTGAGGGAAAGGCGAAAAGAACCCCGGAGAGGGGAGTGAAATAGATCCTGAAACCGTATGCGTACAAGCAGTGGGAGCCCACTTTGTTGGGTGACTGCGTACCTTTTGTATAATGGGTCAGCGACTTATTTTCAGTGGCGAGCTTAACCGAATAGGGGAGGCGTAGCGAAAGCGAGTCTTAATAGGGCGTCTAGTCGCTGGGAATAGACCCGAAACCGGGCGATCTATCCATGGGCAGGTTGAAGGTTAGGTAACACTGACTGGAGGACCGAACCGACTACCGTTGAAAAGTTAGCGGATGACCTGTGGATCGGAGTGAAAGGCTAATCAAGCTCGGAGATAGCTGGTTCTCCTCGAAAGCTATTTAGGTAGCGCCTCATGTATCACTGTAGGGGGTAGAGCACTGTTTCGGCTAGGGGGTCATCCCGACTTACCAAACCGATGCAAACTCCGAATACCTACAAGTGCCGAGCATGGGAGACACACGGCGGGTGCTAACGTCCGTCGTGAAAAGGGAAACAACCCAGACCGTCAGCTAAGGTCCCAAAGTTATGGTTAAGTGGGAAACGATGTGGGAAGGCTTAGACAGCTAGGAGGTTGGCTTAGAAGCAGCCACCCTTTAAAGAAAGCGTAATAGCTCACTAGTCGAGTCGGCCTGCGCGGAAGATGTAACGGGGCTCAAACCATACACCGAAGCTACGGGTATCACTTAGGTGATGCGGTAGAGGAGCGTTCTGTAAGCCTGTGAAGGTGAGTTGAGAAGCTTGCTGGAGGTATCAGAAGTGCGAATGCTGACATGAGTAACGACAATGGGTGTGAAAAACACCCACGCCGAAAGACCAAGGTTTCCTGCGCAACGTTAATCGACGCAGGGTTAGTCGGTCCCTAAGGCGAGGCTGAAAAGCGTAGTCGATGGAAAACAGGTTAATATTCCTGTACTTCTGGTTATTGCGATGGAGGGACGGAGAAGGCTAGGCCAGCTTGGCGTTGGTTGTCCAAGTTTAAGGTGGTAGGCTGGAATCTTAGGTAAATCCGGGATTCTAAGGCCGAGAGCTGATGACGAGTTACCCTTTGGGTGACGAAGTGGTTGATGCCATGCTTCCAAGAAAAGCTTCTAAGCTTCAGGTAACCAGGAACCGTACCCCAAACCGACACAGGTGGTTGGGTAGAGAATACCAAGGCGCTTGAGAGAACTCGGGTGAAGGAACTAGGCAAAATGGCACCGTAACTTCGGGAGAAGGTGCGCCGGTGAGGGTGAAGCATTTACTGCGTAAGCCCACGCCGGTCGAAGATACCAGGCCGCTGCGACTGTTTATTAAAAACACAGCACTCTGCAAACACGAAAGTGGACGTATAGGGTGTGACGCCTGCCCGGTGCCGGAAGGTTAATTGATGGGGTTAGCTAACGCGAAGCTCTTGATCGAAGCCCCGGTAAACGGCGGCCGTAACTATAACGGTCCTAAGGTAGCGAAATTCCTTGTCGGGTAAGTTCCGACCTGCACGAATGGCGTAACGATGGCGGCGCTGTCTCCACCCGAGACTCAGTGAAATTGAAATCGCTGTGAAGATGCAGTGTATCCGCGGCTAGACGGAAAGACCCCGTGAACCTTTACTATAGCTTTGCACTGGACTTTGAATTTGCTTGTGTAGGATAGGTGGGAGGCTTTGAAGCGTGGACGCCAGTTCGCGTGGAGCCATCCTTGAAATACCACCCTGGCAACTTTGAGGTTCTAACTCAGGTCCGTTATCCGGATCGAGGACAGTGTATGGTGGGTAGTTTGACTGGGGCGGTCTCCTCCTAAAGAGTAACGGAGGAGTACGAAGGTGCGCTCAGACCGGTCGGAAATCGGTCGTAGAGTATAAAGGCAAAAGCGCGCTTGACTGCGAGACAGACACGTCGAGCAGGTACGAAAGTAGGTCTTAGTGATCCGGTGGTTCTGTATGGAAGGGCCATCGCTCAACGGATAAAAGGTACTCCGGGGATAACAGGCTGATACCGCCCAAGAGTTCATATCGACGGCGGTGTTTGGCACCTCGATGTCGGCTCATCACATCCTGGGGCTGAAGCCGGTCCCAAGGGTATGGCTGTTCGCCATTTAAAGTGGTACGCGAGCTGGGTTTAGAACGTCGTGAGACAGTTCGGTCCCTATCTGCCGTGGACGTTTGAGATTTGAGAGGGGCTGCTCCTAGTACGAGAGGACCGGAGTGGACGAACCTCTGGTGTTCCGGTTGTCACGCCAGTGGCATTGCCGGGTAGCTATGTTCGGAATAGATAACCGCTGAAAGCATCTAAGCGGGAAACTAGCCTCAAGATGAGATCTCACTGGGACCTTGAGTCCCCTGAAGGGCCGTCGAAGACTACGACGTTGATAGGTTGGGTGTGTAAGCGCTGTGAGGCGTTGAGCTAACCAATACTAATTGCCCGTGAGGCTTGACCATATAACACCCAAGCAATTTGATCCTCCTCGTTGAAAAGACGAACGAGACCAGATTGCGGTGTGTGAAGACGAAACGAACCGAAAGTTCGACGCTTACAAAACACCGAAAGCTGTCACATACCCAATTTGCTGAAGCGAGGCCATCTGGTCACGACTCAGTACCCGAATTTCTTGACGACCATAGAGCATTGGAACCACCTGATCCCATCCCGAACTCAGCAGTGAAACGATGCATCGCCGATGGTAGTGTGGGGTTTCCCCATGTGAGAGTAGGTCATCGTCAAGATTAAATTCCGAAACCCCAATTGCGAAAGCAGTTGGGGTTTTGTTTTGTCCGCAGGAAAGTGGATTGAACAACAGCTCTAGATTCCCCCCATCACTTCTCCAGACTTCTCAATACGTACGGTGCGAATGCGCGCCTAATGCTTCAAGAGAACGCTATCACCGGCCGATAACCATTTGGTACAGCGATCTTCACTTCTCATAGCTTCCTTTGGCAGTTGCAGTTTAAGAGAAATCGCTTGATAGCTTATGGCTACTAGCTATCATCTGCGCGCCGGAATAGGCGGGTGTAGCTGATTTTGTTTATTGATTGCCTTCAGTTCTTCTTCTTAAATTGCCTGGAAATCTTCGATGCTGTCGTACCACCAAAAGAGTTTTCTGATCGTCGATGATTTTTCGGATTTCCGTAGTTCGGTAAGGTCCATGTTGCGGGAGCTGGGCGTAAAGGATGTGGATACCGCGGACACGGGCGAACAGGCGCTGAAAATGTGTTCGCAGAAATCCTACGACTTCATCCTGCAGGATTTCCATCTGGGCGATGGCAAGAAGAACGGTCAGCAGGTACTCGAAGATTTGATGATCGAGAAACTGATCAGCCACGAAAGTGTATTCGTCATGGTCACTGCTGAAACCAGTCAGGCGATGGTGCTCAGCGCTCTCGAGCACGAACCGGACGCCTACCTGACCAAGCCTTTCAATCGTTCCGGTCTGGCTCAGCGCCTGGAACGTCTGGTGCAGCGCAAGACCTTGCTCAAACCAATACTGCAGGCGCTTGACCGGGGCAAACCTGTTGAAGTGCTTAATGCCTGCATTGCACTGTGCAAGCAAGATATCCGCTATTCGCCGTTGTGCCTGCGTTATCGAGCAGATGCCCTGCGTGACCTTAATCAAAATGAAGCTTTAGAACGCCTATACGACAGCATCATTGCCGATCGGCCTCTACCGTGGGCATTTGCCGGACTTGGCCAGTTGCTATTCAAGCGTGGTCAAGTCAGTCAGGCCAAGGGGATCTATGAAAAAGCCCTGAAAGTATTTCCGCTGATGCCGGCGCTCTATGACGGCATGGCTGATGTGCTGGTCGCCGAAGGGGACACAAAGGCTGCCCAAAGTGTATTGGAGGAAGCTATTCGTCTTTCGCCACTGGCCGTGCGTCGGCAAGCGTTGCTGGGTAAATTGGCGATGACCAACGAGGATTTTGACACAGCTTCGAAAGCCTACCGTCAGGCAGTGTCGCAAGGTGCTCAGTCACGGTTCAAGGACGCAGAAAGCAACCTCGGGCTGGCCCACGCCTTGATCAGCAAGGGGAGCGAAAGAGGTCTGGATAACCGGACTCGACTCGAAATCAATACGACACTGAGCGCAGTAGCCAAGGAAAACCCCACTGATCCTGGTCTGCAAATTCGAGCGCGGCTGATGAAAGCCACCAGTCTGTTGCTTAACGACGGCGAAACAGCCGAAAAACTCACCGAGCAAGCCATGATGCGTCTCGACGGCATGGAACAGTTCATGAGTGCAGAAGCGGCGCTATTGGTTGCCAAGCAACTGCAAATGCTCGGCAAGTCGGAGGCGGGCGCCTCGATGCTTAAGAACTGTGCAGAAATCTATGGTGACGATCCGGCGGTCATGAAAGACATCGCCAAGCTTACCGATGATCCAACGATTCTCAAATCGAGCAATGCTGCTGCTGACCTCAACCGTCAAGGTGTTCGGGTGTACAAGACCGGTAACCTCGTTGAGGCGCGGGATGTGTTCCGCAAAGCCCTGGCGTTGCAGCCGAAGAACATCAGTATCGCGTTGAACATGGCGCAGGCACTCTTGCATGGCACCGATACCAGTGTGCAATCGCCCGAGCTCGAAGAATGCAGAACGTGCCTGAAAATGGTCGGAATGATGCCTGACACCGACGCACGATATTCGCGTTATCAAAAACTTAAGAGCAAGGCGTTCGGCGAATGAATGACCACCAACCGGCACTGGATTTCTCAACGGTGATTGCTTCCACCGTACACGACATGAAGAATTCTTTGGCCATGCTCATGCAGGCCCATAGCCAATGGTTGGCGAGCCTGCCAACTCCTGCGCGCGCCACCCCGGAGCAAGGCGTAATCGAGTACGAGTTCGCTCACTTAAACGGAATGTTGGTGCAGTTGCTGGGCCTTTACAAGCTGGGTGTCAACCAGTTGCCCTTGCAGCCGGCCTACCATGAACTCGATGATTTCATCGAAGCACAATTGGCGTGTCATCAGGATGTCTTCGCCAGCCGCGATATTGCCGCGACCTATGAAGTCGATCCGCTGAGTCCGCTGGGGTTCTTCGATCGTGAGTTAGTCGCTTCGGTGCTGGCCAATAGCATCAACAATGCCATTCGTTTTGCGCGTCATGCGGTGTTGATTAGCGTCAGTGATGAGGCCGGGCAACTGGTGATGACCATCAACGACGATGGCGAAGGATATCCACCCGAGATGATCGAGCGTCAGGCCGAATACGTGCAAGGCATCAATCAAAGCAGCGGCAGTACGGGGTTGGGTCTGTATTTTGCGGGGCGGATTGCGGCGTTGCATCAGCGTAATGGTGTCGGCGGGCGCACCGAAATCAGCAACGGCGGACCGTTGGGAGGCGGCGTCTTCAGTCTCTACCTGCCCTGAAAAATCCAACCCAAAAGATCGCAGCCTTTGGCGGCTCCCACATTTTGTTTGCAGCCTGCTTGATATTCTGAACAGGCGGAGCCTATTTTGTACGGGTCGCCGTTCGCGGCCCGAACAACAACAAGGATTGCGTCATGACAACCGATGGCCTGAGTTCACTCGCTCAGCGATTGACGGGCATTGATGAGATTGAATGTGTCACGCCGGACTTGAATGGCGTACCTCGGGGCAAGGTGATGACCGCCGAAGGTTTCCTTGAGGGGCGGCGTCTGCAGATGGCGCGGGGTGTGCTGCTGCAATGCATCATGGGCGGATACCCGCCGGCGCGTTTCTACGGTAGCGATGATGGCGACCTGGCGCTCGTTCCAGACCCTGCGCAGATCCACCGCTTGCCCTGGAGCAAGAAACCGCGCGCATTCGCCATTTGCGATGCGGATGAGTTGAGCGGTGCAAGCTCCAGCCTCTCTACTCGCGGCCAGCTCAAATCAGTCATCGCACGGTACGCGGCCCTTGGCTTGGCGCCAGTAGTGGCGACTGAAGTGGAGTTCTTCGTCTTCGCCCCCAACACCGACCCGACCCAACCCTTCCAGCCCCCATTGGGCCTCGATGGCCGTCGCGAAGAGGGGCATTCGGCGTTCAGTGTCAGTTCCAATAACGGTTTGCGGCCCTTTTTCAGTGAGGTCTATGAAGCCATGGCTGCACTGGGCGTGCCTCGCGATACCTTTATGCACGAAATGGGTGTCAGTCAGTTCGAGATCAACTTGCTGCACGGCGATCCGCTGCTGCTGGCCGACCAGACATTTCTGTTCAAACATTTGCTGAAAGAAATTGCGCTCAAGCATGGACTGATCGTCGTTTGCATGGCCAAGCCTTTGGCGCATACGCCTGGCAGTTCGATGCATATTCATCAGAGCATCGTCGATATTGGCTCCGGGCAAAATGTATTTAGCGACGAAGCCGGTCAAGCGACGGCAACCTTCCGTCATTTCATAGCCGGCCAGCAGGCCGCGATGGCGGACTTCACTGCGTTGTTTGCGCCGAACGTGAACTCGTATCAGCGCTTGTGCCACCCCTTCGCATCACCGAATAATGCCTGCTGGTCCCACGACAACCGTGCAGCAGGGTTGCGCATTCCCGCCAGCGCACCGGTCGCTCGTCGGGTCGAAAATCGGTTGCCGGGTGCTGATGCCAATCCGTATCTGGCAATCGCGGCGAGTCTGGCCGCAGGGTTGCATGGCATTGAGCACCGACTGGAGCCGAGCGAGCCGATTCAGGGTGAATTCGCAGTGCCGGACAATCTTTCGTTACCCTGTACCTTGCATGCCGCACTTGAGCGTCTGAAACGTAGCCAATTGGCGAAGGAACTGTTTGGCAAGGAGTTCATCGAAGGCTACATCGCTTCGAAGGCCATGGAGTTGACCAGTTTCTATGATGAAATTACTCCCTGGGAACGGCGTGTTCTAGCAGCCCAGGCCTGACGCACCATCTATACCGGGCTATCTTTTCGGATAGTCCGATTCTTACTGCAAGGAGCCGCTCGGAACGCCGATGCGCCAAATCTGGAAACCTTTTCGAGCGCTATATTTTGCCTCGCTGATGATGTTGATCGGCTCCGGCTTGCTGAGTACCTACCTGGGCTTGCGCCTGGCGGCTGATCATGTCGACAGTTTGTGGGTCGGTGCGTTGATGGCAGCCAACTATTTCGGCCTGGTGTTGGGTGGAAAGATCGGCCATCGCCTGATTGCCCGCGTGGGGCATATACGGGCCTATTCTGCCTGCGCCGGGATTGTCGGCGCGGCGGTACTCGGCCATGGGCTGGTGGACTGGTTGCCGGCCTGGCTATTTCTGCGGGTTATCGTCGGCCTCGGCATGATGTGTCAGTACATGGTCATCGAGAGCTGGCTCAATGAACAAGCCGAAGCCTCGCAACGCGGCACGGTGTTCAGCGGCTACATGATCGCCTCGTACCTCGGCTTGGTGCTGGGTCAGTTGATTCTGGTCATGCATCCGGGGCTGGGCCTGGAATTGTTGATGCTGGTCGCGCTGTGCTTTGCGCTGTGTCTGGTGCCTGTCGCGTTAACCCGCCGCATTCACCCGGCGCCGTTGCACCCGGCGCCAATGGAGCCGCGGTTCTTCATCAAGCGCGTGCCGCAGTCGTTGAGCACTGTGCTGGGCGCGGGTCTGATCATCGGTTCGTTCTACGGTCTGGCACCGTTGTATGCCTCGCAGCAAGGGCTGTCCACAGAGCAGGTCGGCTTGTTCATGGGTAGCTGCATTTTTGCGGGACTGCTGGTGCAGTGGCCGTTGGGCTGGCTGTCCGACCGTTATGATCGGGCGCTGTTGATCCGCTGTTTTGCGCTGATACTGGCCCTTGCCGCGTTGCCATTGGCGATCTTGAAGCAAGTGCCGCTGGAAGTGTTGTTCATCGCCGGGTTCCTTTGCTCGCTGGTGAAGTTCTGCCTCTATCCGCTGGCCGTGGCGTTCTCCAATGACCACGTCGAAGCTGATCGCCGGGTGTCACTGACAGCGATGTTGCTAGTGACCTATGGCGTAGGTGCCAGTATCGGGCCGCTGGCTGCTGGCGTGCTGATGAAGTTGTTCGGCAGCCAGATGCTCTATGCATTTTTCAGCTTCTTCGCTTTGGTGCTGGTGTGGCGTATTCGCCCGAAAGCGGTGACCAATTTGCATCAGGTGGACGATGCGCCGCTGCATCACGTGGCCATGCCGGACAGTATGTCGAGCTCGCCGCTGGTGGCATGCCTTGATCCACGGGTCGATGAGCAGGTGGTACAGGATCAGATGCAGAATCCGGTCAGTCCGGAGTCGACTCCTGAGCCGGAAGCCGAGCCTGAAACCGATCCTCAACCAAAAGACCCTGACGGTGGTCGCGAGCAAAGCTTCACTGAAGCCCGGCCTTAAATCCGGGCATAAAAAACGGGCAGTCACCGCAAGGGACTGCCCGTTTTTTTGCCGTTGTATCAGAGATCGTCTTTGTCGAAGCGCCGTGCTTCGCGTTGCAACTGATAGACGAATCGCTCGACCTGGCGCTGAACCAGCCCGCTCATGTTGTGGAAGCGGACACCGGCAAAGGTGGTGGAGATTTTTTCTTCAAAGTGCAGATAACGCAGTTCGACCGGCGCCGTCATGTTGCCGAAAGGCAGGGCGGCCATGAAGCGGTCGTAAACCTGGCCCAGCTGCAGACTGCCTGTGATATCACCGTCGAAACGCAATTTGCAGCCGGTGGCGGAAATATCCAACAGCTTGCCACTGATAGGCGCCTTGAGCTTTTCGCCATCCAGATCGACGTTAACCAGTTGCGCCAATTTCAACGCAGCGCGGAACGCATTGCGACGTTGGTGGTAGACCACCTCGTCGGGCAGGGTGCCGCGGTAGCAGCGAGTACCACTGGATTCATCGACGGTCAGCGGGCCGTTGCTTTCCCAGGCGATTCGTACGCCTTCGTGGAAGCCTTCGATCTTGAACGGTTCGCCGGCCATCAAGTAGCGTTCGC
The Pseudomonas sp. MYb327 DNA segment above includes these coding regions:
- a CDS encoding response regulator, whose product is MLSYHQKSFLIVDDFSDFRSSVRSMLRELGVKDVDTADTGEQALKMCSQKSYDFILQDFHLGDGKKNGQQVLEDLMIEKLISHESVFVMVTAETSQAMVLSALEHEPDAYLTKPFNRSGLAQRLERLVQRKTLLKPILQALDRGKPVEVLNACIALCKQDIRYSPLCLRYRADALRDLNQNEALERLYDSIIADRPLPWAFAGLGQLLFKRGQVSQAKGIYEKALKVFPLMPALYDGMADVLVAEGDTKAAQSVLEEAIRLSPLAVRRQALLGKLAMTNEDFDTASKAYRQAVSQGAQSRFKDAESNLGLAHALISKGSERGLDNRTRLEINTTLSAVAKENPTDPGLQIRARLMKATSLLLNDGETAEKLTEQAMMRLDGMEQFMSAEAALLVAKQLQMLGKSEAGASMLKNCAEIYGDDPAVMKDIAKLTDDPTILKSSNAAADLNRQGVRVYKTGNLVEARDVFRKALALQPKNISIALNMAQALLHGTDTSVQSPELEECRTCLKMVGMMPDTDARYSRYQKLKSKAFGE
- a CDS encoding HAMP domain-containing sensor histidine kinase, translated to MNDHQPALDFSTVIASTVHDMKNSLAMLMQAHSQWLASLPTPARATPEQGVIEYEFAHLNGMLVQLLGLYKLGVNQLPLQPAYHELDDFIEAQLACHQDVFASRDIAATYEVDPLSPLGFFDRELVASVLANSINNAIRFARHAVLISVSDEAGQLVMTINDDGEGYPPEMIERQAEYVQGINQSSGSTGLGLYFAGRIAALHQRNGVGGRTEISNGGPLGGGVFSLYLP
- a CDS encoding glutamine synthetase family protein translates to MTAEGFLEGRRLQMARGVLLQCIMGGYPPARFYGSDDGDLALVPDPAQIHRLPWSKKPRAFAICDADELSGASSSLSTRGQLKSVIARYAALGLAPVVATEVEFFVFAPNTDPTQPFQPPLGLDGRREEGHSAFSVSSNNGLRPFFSEVYEAMAALGVPRDTFMHEMGVSQFEINLLHGDPLLLADQTFLFKHLLKEIALKHGLIVVCMAKPLAHTPGSSMHIHQSIVDIGSGQNVFSDEAGQATATFRHFIAGQQAAMADFTALFAPNVNSYQRLCHPFASPNNACWSHDNRAAGLRIPASAPVARRVENRLPGADANPYLAIAASLAAGLHGIEHRLEPSEPIQGEFAVPDNLSLPCTLHAALERLKRSQLAKELFGKEFIEGYIASKAMELTSFYDEITPWERRVLAAQA
- a CDS encoding MFS transporter is translated as MRQIWKPFRALYFASLMMLIGSGLLSTYLGLRLAADHVDSLWVGALMAANYFGLVLGGKIGHRLIARVGHIRAYSACAGIVGAAVLGHGLVDWLPAWLFLRVIVGLGMMCQYMVIESWLNEQAEASQRGTVFSGYMIASYLGLVLGQLILVMHPGLGLELLMLVALCFALCLVPVALTRRIHPAPLHPAPMEPRFFIKRVPQSLSTVLGAGLIIGSFYGLAPLYASQQGLSTEQVGLFMGSCIFAGLLVQWPLGWLSDRYDRALLIRCFALILALAALPLAILKQVPLEVLFIAGFLCSLVKFCLYPLAVAFSNDHVEADRRVSLTAMLLVTYGVGASIGPLAAGVLMKLFGSQMLYAFFSFFALVLVWRIRPKAVTNLHQVDDAPLHHVAMPDSMSSSPLVACLDPRVDEQVVQDQMQNPVSPESTPEPEAEPETDPQPKDPDGGREQSFTEARP
- a CDS encoding flagellar regulator YcgR PilZN domain-containing protein, with the protein product MSNALSAEDSPQPPKVLSTPLEISSNLRQLHESHDPLIITFHERSQRFQTYLVAVDRDSNMIALDEMIPRDGERYLMAGEPFKIEGFHEGVRIAWESNGPLTVDESSGTRCYRGTLPDEVVYHQRRNAFRAALKLAQLVNVDLDGEKLKAPISGKLLDISATGCKLRFDGDITGSLQLGQVYDRFMAALPFGNMTAPVELRYLHFEEKISTTFAGVRFHNMSGLVQRQVERFVYQLQREARRFDKDDL